The segment CACTTGTGATGCTGCGGCCAACTTTGATCGCCAGGGGAAAGACACGGTGTCAGGGAAAGACACGGTGTCAGGACTCTTTTATTCTTCGCTCGACTCATGATATCTTATTCGAATTGGTAGACCAAAGCGAGCAGACGAAGCAGGCGGTATTATCATGCTTTGAATCGGGTCAACGCTCGGGAAGCGATCTTCGATGAGCCTGATGATTTCGATGCGTTTGAACGGTTTTTGGCCGAAGGGCTGTTGCGGTACCCGTGCCACATTTTAGCGTATCAGTTGATGCCCAATCATTGGCACTTGCTGCTCCGTCCGACGGCGGCATGAGTGATTTCCTGCGATGGGTTACCCTGACACACACCATGCGGCGGCACGCGGCAGACCGAAGAAGGTAAGCCGATAAACCAGTAAAGAGTCCTGACACCGTATCTTTTCCCTGACACCGTATCTTTTCCCTGACACCGTATCTTTTCCCTGACACCGTATCTTTTCCCTGACACCGTATCTTTTCCC is part of the Bremerella cremea genome and harbors:
- a CDS encoding transposase → MNRVNAREAIFDEPDDFDAFERFLAEGLLRYPCHILAYQLMPNHWHLLLRPTAA